In Streptomyces thermolilacinus SPC6, a single genomic region encodes these proteins:
- a CDS encoding glycosyltransferase family 9 protein: protein MSAPADRDGTRGAAHADRGGAGTRALVVRLDSFGDVLLAGPAVRAVAHRADRVAMLCGPQGAPAARLLPGVDEVLVWEAPWVGFSPPPVDRTDIGRIVDRLAAGRFDAALILTSFHQSPLPAALLLRMARVPHIAADSVDAPGSLLDVRHQRPPRAHEAEAALALAEAAGFPRPPGDDGRLRVRHAPAVPELTGPGPYVAVHPGASVPARRWSPDRCAQAVRLLAGAGHRVVVTGGPDERELTAYVAGRHGVDLGGRTRPPELAAVLAAAGVVVTGNTGPAHLAAAVGTPVVSLFSPVVPAERWGPYGVPHVLLGDQDAACAGSRARECPVPGHPCLDGVTAEDVVAAVGKLLEAAE, encoded by the coding sequence ATGAGCGCGCCCGCGGACCGGGACGGCACCCGGGGGGCGGCGCACGCCGACCGCGGCGGGGCGGGTACGCGGGCGCTGGTCGTACGGCTCGACAGTTTCGGCGACGTGCTGCTCGCCGGGCCCGCCGTGCGGGCGGTGGCGCACCGCGCGGACCGGGTGGCGATGCTGTGCGGGCCGCAGGGCGCGCCCGCCGCGCGGCTGCTGCCGGGCGTGGACGAGGTGCTCGTGTGGGAGGCGCCGTGGGTCGGCTTCTCCCCGCCGCCGGTGGACCGGACGGACATCGGGCGGATCGTGGACCGGCTCGCGGCGGGCCGGTTCGACGCGGCGCTAATCCTGACGTCGTTCCACCAGAGCCCGCTGCCCGCCGCGCTGCTGCTGCGCATGGCGCGGGTCCCGCACATCGCCGCGGACAGCGTGGACGCGCCCGGCTCCCTCCTGGACGTGCGCCACCAGCGGCCGCCGCGCGCCCACGAGGCGGAGGCGGCGCTCGCGCTGGCCGAGGCGGCGGGCTTCCCCCGGCCGCCGGGCGACGACGGGCGGCTGCGGGTGCGGCACGCCCCCGCCGTGCCGGAGCTGACCGGTCCCGGCCCGTACGTGGCCGTCCACCCCGGCGCGAGCGTCCCGGCCCGCCGGTGGAGCCCCGACCGGTGCGCCCAGGCGGTGCGGCTGCTCGCCGGGGCGGGCCACCGGGTCGTCGTCACGGGCGGCCCCGATGAGCGGGAGCTGACCGCGTACGTCGCGGGCCGCCACGGCGTGGACCTCGGTGGCCGCACCCGCCCGCCCGAGCTGGCGGCGGTCCTCGCGGCGGCGGGGGTGGTGGTGACCGGCAACACCGGCCCCGCGCACCTGGCGGCGGCGGTGGGCACCCCCGTCGTGTCGCTGTTCTCGCCGGTGGTCCCGGCCGAGCGGTGGGGCCCGTACGGCGTGCCGCATGTGCTGCTCGGCGACCAGGACGCCGCGTGCGCCGGGTCGCGGGCCCGGGAGTGCCCGGTGCCGGGCCATCCGTGCCTGGACGGGGTGACGGCGGAGGACGTGGTGGCGGCCGTCGGGAAGCTGCTGGAGGCGGCGGAGTGA
- a CDS encoding D-glycero-alpha-D-manno-heptose-1,7-bisphosphate 7-phosphatase — translation MNGAPGAGGLAQESGDGSFAEDPGGGRVAGGPGRSRVARGPGGERVAGGLGDGCVAGGPYDEDAVPGAVLFDRDDTLIVDVPYNGDPGRVRLMPGAREAVRLLRARGIPVGVVSNQSGIGRGLLTEADVLEVNARVDALLGRPLDVWVHCPHTPQDGCGCRKPAPGLVLEAARRLGVPPDRCVVIGDIGADMGAARAAGARGVLVPTTRTLPAEVASAPDVCRDLLGAVRHVLGRPSTVRRPV, via the coding sequence GTGAACGGGGCACCCGGCGCGGGCGGCCTCGCGCAGGAGTCCGGCGACGGGAGCTTCGCCGAGGACCCGGGCGGGGGCCGTGTCGCCGGAGGACCGGGCCGAAGCCGCGTCGCCCGGGGTCCGGGCGGAGAACGCGTCGCCGGGGGCCTGGGCGACGGGTGCGTCGCCGGGGGCCCGTACGACGAGGACGCGGTGCCCGGCGCCGTCCTGTTCGACCGGGACGACACGCTGATCGTGGACGTGCCGTACAACGGTGACCCCGGGCGGGTGCGGCTGATGCCCGGCGCCCGGGAGGCCGTACGGCTCCTGCGGGCGCGCGGGATACCGGTCGGGGTCGTGTCCAACCAGTCAGGGATCGGGCGCGGCCTGCTGACCGAGGCGGACGTGCTGGAGGTGAACGCCCGGGTGGACGCCCTGCTGGGCCGGCCGCTGGACGTGTGGGTGCACTGCCCGCACACCCCGCAGGACGGCTGCGGCTGCCGGAAGCCCGCGCCCGGGCTGGTCCTGGAGGCCGCGAGGCGGCTCGGGGTGCCGCCCGACCGGTGCGTGGTCATCGGGGACATCGGCGCCGACATGGGCGCGGCGCGCGCGGCGGGCGCCCGGGGCGTGCTGGTGCCGACGACCCGGACGCTGCCCGCCGAGGTGGCGTCCGCGCCGGACGTGTGCCGCGACCTGCTCGGCGCCGTACGGCACGTACTCGGACGCCCCTCGACGGTACGGAGGCCGGTATGA
- a CDS encoding glycosyltransferase family 2 protein: MSHPPAPYAVVVPTVGRPCLADCLRALAASEGPAPQRVVVVDDRPGEPPPGEGPGDLPLDALGPLTDRAVVLRGGGRGPAAARNTGLREVEEPWTVFLDDDVRVGPSWRTELARDLAAASPDTGGVQGVLRVPLPDDRPPTDWERNTAGLERALWATADMAYRTEALRAVGGFDERFRRAFREDADLALRVIDAGWLIRRGTRRTEHPVRPADRWVSLRTQAGNADDALMVRLHGPDWWARAAAPRGRIRRHAAVTAAGGLAVALAAAGRRRAAALAAGGWLLGTAEFARARIAPGPRTRDEVITMALTSAAIPALATWHRVAGELRHRSAGAWNGGVA, translated from the coding sequence ATGAGCCATCCGCCCGCCCCGTACGCCGTGGTCGTCCCCACCGTGGGACGGCCCTGCCTCGCCGACTGCCTGCGGGCTCTCGCCGCGAGCGAGGGTCCCGCCCCGCAGCGGGTCGTCGTCGTGGACGACCGGCCCGGCGAGCCCCCGCCCGGCGAGGGGCCCGGCGATCTGCCGCTGGACGCGCTGGGCCCGCTCACCGACCGGGCCGTCGTGCTGCGCGGCGGCGGGCGCGGGCCCGCCGCCGCGCGGAACACCGGGCTGCGCGAGGTGGAGGAGCCGTGGACCGTGTTCCTCGACGACGACGTACGCGTCGGCCCGTCCTGGCGCACCGAACTCGCGCGGGACCTCGCCGCCGCGTCGCCGGACACGGGCGGGGTGCAGGGCGTGCTGCGCGTCCCCCTGCCCGACGACCGGCCGCCCACGGACTGGGAGCGGAACACGGCGGGCCTGGAGCGGGCCCTGTGGGCGACCGCCGACATGGCGTACCGGACGGAGGCGCTGCGGGCGGTGGGAGGCTTCGACGAACGGTTCCGGCGGGCGTTCCGGGAGGACGCGGACCTGGCGCTGCGGGTGATCGACGCGGGCTGGCTGATCCGGCGCGGCACCCGCCGCACCGAGCATCCCGTGCGCCCCGCCGACCGGTGGGTGTCGCTGCGGACGCAGGCAGGGAACGCCGACGACGCGCTGATGGTACGGCTGCACGGCCCCGACTGGTGGGCGAGGGCGGCGGCCCCCCGGGGCCGTATCCGGCGGCACGCGGCGGTCACCGCCGCCGGCGGGCTGGCCGTCGCCCTCGCCGCTGCGGGCAGACGGCGGGCGGCGGCGCTCGCGGCGGGCGGATGGCTGCTGGGGACGGCGGAGTTCGCGCGGGCGCGGATCGCGCCGGGGCCGCGCACCCGGGACGAGGTGATCACCATGGCGCTGACCAGCGCCGCCATCCCGGCGCTCGCCACCTGGCACCGCGTCGCCGGGGAACTGCGCCACCGCTCCGCGGGCGCGTGGAACGGCGGTGTCGCGTGA
- a CDS encoding SDR family NAD(P)-dependent oxidoreductase, with protein MHPDSADKPLAVVTGASSGIGRELAARFARHGFDLVVCADDGRLEDAAVALRRLGADTVAVRADLAVYDGVEQLYQAVAATGRPVAAAALNAGVGTRGAFLDADLSDLARVIDLNVASSTHLAHRLLPGMVAAGGGRLLVVSSVAALVPGPHQAVYGATKAYLRSLGEALRDELRGTGVTVTTLLPGATDTDFFRRADLEDTPLGRWRRKDDPALVAAQAYAGLMRGRRTVRAGSLPSRIGTRAAAVLPHALTAPVLGYGFRTPGRRAR; from the coding sequence GTGCACCCCGACAGCGCCGACAAGCCCCTCGCCGTCGTGACCGGCGCCTCCAGCGGCATCGGCCGCGAACTCGCCGCGCGGTTCGCCCGGCACGGCTTCGACCTGGTGGTCTGCGCGGACGACGGACGGCTGGAGGACGCCGCCGTCGCACTGCGCCGGCTGGGCGCCGACACCGTCGCCGTACGGGCGGACCTGGCCGTGTACGACGGGGTGGAGCAGCTGTACCAGGCGGTAGCCGCGACCGGACGACCCGTCGCCGCGGCCGCCCTGAACGCCGGGGTCGGCACGCGCGGCGCGTTCCTCGACGCGGACCTCTCCGACCTGGCGCGGGTCATCGACCTCAACGTCGCCTCCTCCACGCACCTGGCGCACCGGCTGCTGCCCGGCATGGTCGCCGCGGGCGGGGGCCGGCTCCTCGTCGTGTCGTCGGTCGCGGCGCTCGTGCCCGGCCCGCACCAGGCGGTGTACGGCGCGACCAAGGCGTACCTGCGGTCCCTCGGCGAGGCACTGCGGGACGAGCTGCGGGGGACGGGCGTCACGGTCACGACGCTGCTGCCGGGGGCGACGGACACGGATTTCTTCCGGCGCGCCGACCTGGAGGACACGCCCCTGGGCCGGTGGCGGCGCAAGGACGATCCGGCGCTGGTGGCCGCGCAGGCGTACGCCGGGCTGATGCGCGGCCGCCGCACCGTCCGCGCCGGGTCGCTGCCCAGCAGGATCGGCACCCGGGCGGCGGCCGTGCTGCCGCACGCGCTGACCGCGCCCGTGCTCGGGTACGGCTTCCGGACCCCCGGCCGTCGGGCCCGGTGA
- a CDS encoding SRPBCC family protein, which translates to MTEYERSLTMPAPPEQVFDQAADIGRLGEWLPGDLHVRAGELPAVTVHEDRTDEDTPALLKPRKEQMRLEWGTREEGSYAGWLQVAGIDSGASEVTVHLSFFDESHDPGERRVTEALDRSLHRLEEQVRLRVDTPGG; encoded by the coding sequence ATGACCGAATACGAACGCTCCCTGACGATGCCCGCCCCGCCCGAGCAGGTCTTCGACCAGGCCGCCGACATCGGCCGCCTGGGCGAGTGGCTGCCGGGCGACCTCCACGTCCGCGCGGGCGAGCTGCCCGCCGTGACCGTCCACGAGGACCGCACCGACGAGGACACCCCGGCGCTGCTGAAGCCGCGCAAGGAGCAGATGCGCCTGGAGTGGGGGACCCGCGAGGAGGGCTCCTACGCCGGGTGGCTCCAGGTCGCCGGGATCGACAGCGGCGCCAGCGAGGTCACGGTCCACCTGTCGTTCTTCGACGAGAGCCACGATCCGGGCGAGCGGCGCGTCACCGAGGCCCTGGACCGCAGCCTGCACCGCCTGGAGGAACAGGTCCGCCTCCGCGTGGACACCCCCGGCGGCTGA
- a CDS encoding aromatic acid exporter family protein: MPEVTTAPVFKLVRRTREPVAAQTLRSTVAAVISYVVALMVLPAQPAPLTAPLTALLVVQVTLYATLTTGIRRVNSVIAGVVVAIGFSSLVGLTWWSLGLTIFAALIVGHLVRVSEFVPEVAISAMLVLGVTQVGSAAWHRILETLIGAGVGLLFNLLLAPPVWVQPAGASIEGMAKDMGRILRAMGDDIAGLGHVPVAHAAARLHEARRLDHAIVEVDASLRQAEESLRLNPRVRDGLLARIVLRTGLDTLEICAVVLRVLSRTLTDLAKHRTDETLFPADVAVLLRELVGHMAHAVESFARLITTQVSANAEEAEEQLTRALAEGRAVRDRVADLLLEDVQEHPRQWQLHGALLSEVDRILDELDVDKRTERLTQELDRHAAEVNERYPRLAALAARLRGSGSEPSRPSVET, translated from the coding sequence ATGCCTGAAGTAACGACAGCCCCCGTGTTCAAACTGGTGCGCCGGACGAGGGAACCGGTCGCCGCGCAGACGCTGCGGTCCACCGTGGCCGCCGTCATCAGTTACGTGGTCGCGCTGATGGTGCTGCCCGCGCAGCCCGCGCCGCTCACCGCGCCTCTGACGGCGCTGCTGGTGGTGCAGGTGACGCTGTACGCGACGCTCACGACCGGCATCCGCCGCGTCAACTCGGTGATCGCCGGGGTGGTGGTGGCGATCGGGTTCAGCTCTCTGGTCGGCCTGACCTGGTGGAGTCTCGGGCTGACCATCTTCGCGGCGCTGATCGTGGGCCATCTGGTGCGGGTCAGCGAGTTCGTTCCCGAGGTGGCGATCAGCGCCATGCTGGTGCTCGGCGTGACGCAGGTCGGCTCCGCCGCCTGGCACCGGATCCTGGAGACGCTGATCGGGGCCGGGGTCGGGCTGCTGTTCAACCTGCTGCTCGCGCCGCCCGTGTGGGTGCAGCCCGCCGGGGCGTCGATCGAGGGCATGGCCAAGGACATGGGCCGGATACTGCGGGCCATGGGCGACGACATCGCGGGCCTGGGCCATGTGCCGGTGGCGCACGCGGCGGCCCGGCTGCACGAGGCGCGGCGCCTGGACCACGCGATCGTGGAGGTGGACGCGTCGCTGCGGCAGGCGGAGGAGTCGCTGCGGCTCAATCCGCGCGTCCGGGACGGTCTGCTGGCCAGGATCGTGCTGCGGACCGGCCTGGACACCCTGGAGATCTGCGCGGTCGTGCTGCGCGTGCTGTCCCGGACGCTGACGGACCTGGCCAAGCACCGCACCGACGAGACGCTGTTCCCGGCGGACGTGGCGGTGCTGCTGCGCGAGCTGGTCGGGCACATGGCGCACGCGGTGGAGAGTTTCGCCCGGCTGATCACCACCCAGGTGTCGGCGAACGCCGAGGAGGCGGAGGAGCAGCTCACGCGGGCCCTGGCCGAAGGCCGCGCCGTCCGCGACCGGGTGGCGGACCTGCTGCTGGAGGACGTACAGGAGCATCCCCGGCAGTGGCAGCTGCACGGGGCGCTGCTCAGCGAGGTCGACCGGATTCTGGACGAGCTGGACGTGGACAAGCGGACCGAGCGGCTTACGCAGGAGCTGGACCGGCACGCGGCGGAGGTCAACGAGCGCTACCCCCGCCTCGCGGCGCTCGCCGCCCGGCTGCGCGGCTCGGGCAGCGAACCGTCGCGGCCCAGCGTGGAGACGTGA
- a CDS encoding SDR family oxidoreductase, which produces MNQGTPVAVVTGSDSGIGRATAVKLARQGMDIGITWHTDKAGAERTADEVRSYGRRAAVARMDLTELPDAARVVDDLADELGRIDVLVNNAGTGTATPFLDLSYETVRDVLDVDLVGPFLCSQYAARRMIEQGGPGRIVNVTSVHEHQPRVGAAPYCAAKGGLGLLTQTMALELAEHGITVNAVAPGEIATPMTGQEDRDVGEERRPGVPLGRPGDAREVAAVIAFLASDDASYVTGASWAVDGGMLRMGPMAGSHLESDAWRRP; this is translated from the coding sequence ATGAACCAAGGAACCCCCGTCGCCGTCGTGACCGGCTCCGACTCCGGCATCGGCCGCGCCACCGCCGTCAAGCTCGCCCGGCAGGGCATGGACATCGGCATCACCTGGCACACCGACAAGGCCGGCGCCGAGCGCACCGCCGACGAGGTGCGGTCGTACGGCCGCCGCGCCGCCGTCGCCCGGATGGACCTGACCGAACTGCCGGACGCCGCCCGGGTCGTGGACGACCTGGCGGACGAACTCGGCAGGATCGACGTCCTGGTGAACAACGCGGGCACCGGCACCGCCACACCCTTCCTCGACCTGTCGTACGAGACCGTGCGCGACGTCCTGGACGTGGACCTCGTCGGGCCCTTCCTGTGCTCCCAGTACGCCGCCCGCCGCATGATCGAGCAGGGCGGACCCGGACGCATCGTCAACGTCACGTCGGTGCACGAGCACCAGCCCCGCGTGGGCGCCGCCCCGTACTGCGCCGCCAAGGGCGGGCTCGGGCTGCTCACCCAGACGATGGCGCTGGAGCTCGCCGAGCACGGCATCACCGTCAACGCGGTCGCGCCCGGCGAGATCGCCACGCCCATGACGGGCCAGGAGGACCGGGACGTCGGCGAGGAGCGCCGTCCGGGGGTCCCGCTGGGCAGGCCGGGCGACGCCCGCGAGGTCGCGGCCGTGATCGCGTTCCTGGCGAGCGACGACGCGTCGTACGTCACGGGCGCGTCCTGGGCGGTGGACGGCGGCATGCTCCGGATGGGCCCGATGGCCGGCTCCCACCTGGAGAGCGACGCCTGGCGCCGCCCCTGA
- a CDS encoding catalase, with protein MTDDSRKVLTNRQGHPVYDNQNQRTVGARGPATLENYQFLEKISHFDRERIPERVVHARGVTAYGFFEAYGSWGDEPISRFTRAKLFQERGKRTDLAVRFSTVIGGRDSSESARDPRGFAVKFYTEDGNWDLVGNNLGVFFIRDAIKFPDVIHALKPDPVTFEQQPRRIFDFMARTPESMHMLVNLFSPRGIPSDYRHMQGFGVNTYKWVNAEGETVLVKYHWMPKQGVRSMTEEDAANMQAQGLGHATKDLYEAVARGDHPEWELLVQMMSDDDHPELDFDPLDDTKTWPEQDFPPKPVGRMVLNRMPENFFAENEQISFGTGVLVDGLDFSDDKMLVGRTFSYSDTQRYRVGPNYLQLPVNQAKNADVRTNQRDGQMTYHVDGAGEDPSINYEPSLMGGLREAEYPTHDEQGPEIRGRLTRKRIPRTNDYLQAGQRYQLMEQWERDDLVRNLVTMLGQCDRPVQERMVWHFLLVDNDLGVRVGEGIGITPGDVAGLEPLPDQTLTDEDRKRLANLGENPPRDVTGLTMTHCVPNERFVVSR; from the coding sequence GTGACGGACGACAGCCGGAAGGTGCTCACCAACCGCCAGGGCCACCCGGTCTACGACAACCAGAACCAGCGCACGGTCGGCGCCCGCGGCCCCGCGACGCTGGAGAACTACCAGTTCCTGGAGAAGATCAGCCACTTCGACCGGGAGCGCATCCCCGAACGCGTCGTCCACGCCCGCGGCGTCACCGCGTACGGGTTCTTCGAGGCGTACGGCTCGTGGGGCGACGAGCCGATCAGCCGGTTCACGCGGGCGAAGCTGTTCCAGGAGCGCGGCAAGCGCACCGACCTGGCCGTGCGGTTCTCCACGGTGATCGGCGGACGGGACTCCTCGGAGTCGGCCCGCGACCCGCGCGGCTTCGCCGTGAAGTTCTACACCGAGGACGGCAACTGGGACCTGGTCGGCAACAACCTGGGCGTGTTCTTCATCCGGGACGCGATCAAGTTCCCGGACGTGATCCACGCGCTCAAGCCGGACCCGGTCACCTTCGAGCAGCAGCCCCGCCGGATCTTCGACTTCATGGCGAGGACCCCGGAGAGCATGCACATGCTCGTCAACCTGTTCAGCCCGCGCGGCATCCCGTCGGACTACCGCCATATGCAGGGCTTCGGCGTCAACACGTACAAGTGGGTGAACGCCGAGGGCGAGACGGTGCTCGTCAAGTACCACTGGATGCCCAAGCAGGGCGTGCGCAGCATGACCGAGGAGGACGCCGCGAACATGCAGGCGCAGGGCCTCGGGCACGCCACGAAGGACCTGTACGAGGCGGTCGCGCGCGGCGACCATCCCGAGTGGGAGCTGCTCGTCCAGATGATGTCGGACGACGACCACCCCGAGCTGGACTTCGACCCGCTGGACGACACGAAGACCTGGCCGGAGCAGGACTTCCCGCCGAAGCCGGTGGGGCGGATGGTGCTGAACCGGATGCCGGAGAACTTCTTCGCGGAGAACGAGCAGATCTCGTTCGGCACCGGTGTGCTCGTGGACGGCCTGGACTTCTCCGACGACAAGATGCTGGTCGGCCGGACCTTCTCGTACAGCGACACACAGCGCTACCGGGTCGGCCCGAACTACCTCCAGCTGCCGGTCAACCAGGCGAAGAACGCCGACGTGCGCACCAACCAGCGCGACGGCCAGATGACGTACCACGTCGACGGCGCCGGGGAGGACCCGAGCATCAACTACGAGCCGTCCCTCATGGGCGGTCTGCGCGAGGCCGAGTACCCGACGCACGACGAGCAGGGACCGGAGATCCGGGGCCGCCTCACCCGCAAGCGCATCCCCCGCACCAACGACTACCTCCAGGCCGGTCAGCGCTACCAGCTGATGGAGCAGTGGGAGCGCGACGACCTGGTGCGCAACCTGGTCACCATGCTCGGGCAGTGTGACCGGCCCGTGCAGGAGCGGATGGTCTGGCACTTCCTGCTGGTGGACAACGACCTGGGGGTGCGGGTCGGCGAGGGCATCGGCATCACGCCGGGCGACGTGGCGGGGCTCGAGCCGCTGCCGGACCAGACCCTCACCGACGAGGACCGCAAGCGGCTCGCGAACCTGGGCGAGAACCCGCCGCGGGACGTGACCGGGCTGACGATGACGCACTGCGTGCCGAACGAGCGGTTCGTCGTCTCCCGCTGA
- a CDS encoding metallophosphoesterase family protein, translated as MIRVAAVGDIHLSPESAGALRPAFDTLGDCADLLLLAGDLTRHGTVEEARVVAREVAGLPVPVVAVLGNHDYQSDLQDEVTAVLEEVGVTVLEGRGTVLRVGGTRVGIAGTKGFGGGFAGRSGGEFGEPEMKSFIRYTRRCAEELAGSLRMLQEADCAVRIALTHYSPVPDTLAGEPLEIYPFLGSYLLAEAVDEAGADLAVHGHAHLGSEHGMTGGGVRVRNVAQPVLGRAFAVYHLPVHERPTSLVGSGVQRAGAR; from the coding sequence ATGATCCGGGTAGCCGCCGTCGGCGACATCCACCTGTCCCCCGAGAGCGCCGGCGCTCTGCGGCCGGCGTTCGACACGCTGGGCGACTGTGCGGACCTGCTGCTGCTCGCCGGGGACCTGACCCGGCACGGCACGGTCGAGGAGGCCCGCGTGGTGGCCCGCGAGGTGGCCGGGCTGCCGGTGCCGGTCGTGGCCGTGCTGGGCAACCACGACTACCAGAGCGACCTCCAGGACGAGGTCACGGCCGTGTTGGAGGAGGTCGGCGTCACCGTCCTTGAGGGCCGGGGCACGGTGCTGCGGGTCGGCGGTACGCGGGTCGGGATCGCCGGGACGAAGGGCTTCGGCGGCGGGTTCGCCGGGCGCAGCGGGGGCGAGTTCGGCGAGCCGGAGATGAAGTCGTTCATCCGGTACACGCGGCGGTGCGCGGAGGAGCTGGCCGGGTCGCTGCGGATGCTCCAGGAGGCGGACTGCGCGGTGCGGATCGCGCTGACGCACTACTCGCCCGTGCCGGACACGCTGGCCGGGGAGCCGCTGGAGATCTACCCGTTCCTCGGCAGCTACTTGCTGGCCGAGGCCGTGGACGAGGCGGGCGCCGACCTGGCCGTGCACGGCCACGCGCACCTGGGCAGCGAGCACGGGATGACCGGCGGCGGGGTCCGGGTCCGCAATGTGGCCCAGCCGGTGCTGGGGCGGGCCTTCGCCGTGTACCACCTGCCGGTGCACGAGCGCCCGACGTCACTGGTCGGCAGCGGGGTGCAGCGGGCGGGGGCCCGCTGA
- a CDS encoding nucleotidyltransferase family protein codes for MKNQVDEAAYLAVAPAPGEVSGGPALPPDRTQAILEATKQVAGILKAGGHRFALAGSVAAYAHGVPASLQHDTDFAVLREDEDAVTEALQSAGIRVRKPPEDWLIKATCRGEEIDLIFELARHPVTEEMLARAQILPVDSVHMPVLAPTDLMGSQLAAFSEHHCDFGAVLPIARVLRERIDWDLLRKESEGSPMPEAFLFLLERLNVIEPKEATP; via the coding sequence GTGAAGAACCAGGTTGACGAGGCCGCGTACCTCGCCGTGGCCCCGGCGCCCGGCGAGGTGTCGGGCGGCCCGGCGCTGCCGCCGGACCGCACACAGGCCATCCTGGAGGCCACCAAACAGGTGGCCGGCATCCTGAAGGCCGGCGGGCACCGGTTCGCCCTGGCGGGCAGCGTCGCCGCGTACGCGCACGGCGTGCCGGCCAGCCTCCAGCACGACACCGACTTCGCCGTGCTGCGCGAGGACGAGGACGCCGTCACCGAGGCGCTCCAGAGCGCGGGCATCCGGGTCCGCAAGCCCCCCGAGGACTGGCTGATCAAGGCCACCTGCCGGGGCGAGGAGATCGACCTCATCTTCGAGCTGGCCCGGCACCCGGTCACGGAGGAGATGCTGGCGCGGGCGCAGATCCTGCCGGTGGACTCCGTGCACATGCCGGTCCTGGCGCCGACGGACCTCATGGGCAGCCAGCTGGCGGCGTTCTCCGAGCACCACTGCGACTTCGGCGCGGTCCTCCCGATCGCCCGTGTGCTGCGGGAGCGGATCGACTGGGACCTGCTGCGCAAGGAGAGCGAGGGTTCTCCCATGCCGGAGGCTTTCCTGTTCCTCCTGGAGCGCCTGAACGTCATCGAGCCGAAGGAGGCGACCCCATGA
- a CDS encoding SAM-dependent methyltransferase — MTGAEYGHRAEGAVVCHPVGVGLGGRRETVDDDWGGETAVIRLDAERFGPEALYGLADFSHLEVVFHFDRVAPDAVHTGARRPRGNPDWPRVGIFAQRGRNRPNRLGVSRCRVLGVEGLDLRVQGLDAVDGTPVLDIAPYMDEFGPRGETTQPQWSAELMRAYC, encoded by the coding sequence ATGACCGGTGCGGAGTACGGGCACCGGGCGGAGGGCGCGGTGGTGTGCCACCCGGTGGGGGTCGGCCTGGGGGGCCGCCGGGAGACGGTGGACGACGACTGGGGCGGCGAGACGGCCGTGATCAGGCTGGACGCGGAGAGGTTCGGCCCGGAGGCGCTGTACGGGCTGGCCGACTTCTCCCATCTGGAGGTCGTCTTCCACTTCGACCGGGTCGCCCCGGACGCCGTCCATACCGGCGCCCGCCGCCCGCGCGGCAACCCGGACTGGCCGCGCGTCGGCATCTTCGCCCAGCGCGGCAGGAACCGGCCCAACCGGCTGGGAGTCTCCCGCTGCCGCGTCCTCGGCGTCGAGGGGCTCGACCTGCGCGTCCAGGGACTGGACGCCGTCGACGGCACGCCGGTGCTCGACATCGCGCCGTACATGGACGAGTTCGGGCCGCGCGGGGAGACCACGCAGCCCCAGTGGTCGGCCGAGCTGATGCGCGCCTACTGCTGA
- a CDS encoding amino acid ABC transporter ATP-binding protein produces the protein MDGKAKGVRGGAPGARGEVPDGRPEIEIRGLRKAFGAHEVLRGIDLDVARGEVVCVIGPSGSGKSTLLRCVNLLEEPTAGQVFVGGTEVTGLDVDIDAVRRRIGMVFQQFNLFPHVTVEENLTLPQRRVLGRDRAAAARVARENLERVGLLEKAGAYPSKLSGGQQQRVAIARALAMDPEVMLFDEPTSALDPELVGDVLAVMRGLARDGMTMMVVTHEMSFAREVADRVVFMDDGLVVEEGPAEQVVGAPREARTRDFLTRVLDPAAAAPPGPESAADRAHRSP, from the coding sequence ATGGACGGCAAGGCCAAGGGTGTCAGGGGCGGCGCCCCGGGCGCGCGCGGGGAGGTGCCGGACGGGCGTCCGGAGATCGAGATCCGGGGTCTGCGCAAGGCCTTCGGGGCGCACGAGGTGCTGCGGGGCATCGACCTGGACGTGGCGCGGGGCGAGGTCGTGTGCGTCATCGGCCCTTCCGGGTCGGGCAAGTCGACGCTGCTGCGGTGTGTGAACCTGCTGGAGGAGCCGACGGCGGGTCAGGTCTTCGTGGGCGGTACGGAGGTCACGGGCCTGGACGTGGACATCGACGCGGTGCGCCGCCGGATCGGCATGGTCTTCCAGCAGTTCAACCTGTTCCCGCATGTGACGGTGGAGGAGAACCTGACACTGCCGCAGCGGCGGGTGCTGGGCCGCGACCGGGCGGCGGCGGCGCGGGTCGCGCGGGAGAACCTGGAGCGGGTCGGGCTGCTGGAGAAGGCCGGCGCGTACCCGTCGAAGCTGTCGGGCGGGCAGCAGCAGCGGGTGGCCATCGCGCGGGCGCTGGCGATGGACCCGGAGGTCATGCTGTTCGACGAGCCCACATCGGCGCTCGACCCGGAGCTGGTCGGTGACGTGCTGGCGGTGATGCGGGGGCTGGCGCGGGACGGCATGACGATGATGGTGGTCACGCACGAGATGAGCTTCGCGCGGGAGGTCGCCGACCGGGTCGTGTTCATGGACGACGGGCTGGTCGTGGAGGAGGGCCCCGCCGAGCAGGTGGTGGGCGCGCCCCGGGAGGCCCGTACGCGCGACTTCCTCACCCGGGTGCTGGACCCGGCGGCCGCGGCCCCGCCCGGCCCCGAGTCGGCGGCGGACCGCGCGCACCGCTCCCCCTGA